TTGTCCACGATGTCCGCTTTTTGGGCGTCCACTTCAGAAATCCAGACCACCGGACCTCCGCGGCTCAGCGTCAGCATCATAATGCTGTCGGTGTAGGTTGAATGGATGCCCCATTTTTGGTGAGGCGTGATGAAGTTAAGCACCAGTTGCTTGCGGCCCATTGATTTGTCATCAATCACCGGCTTCACAGCCTTGGTATCAATTGGCGGTCTGTACACGCAGAACCCTTCACCGAAGGCCCGCATCCAAAGGTGATCCTGATAGAGCTGTTGGCGACCAGAGATCGTCCGCCAGGGGATCAGCTCATGCACATTGGTGTAACCCGCGCTGTAGCAAACGTGTTCAGATTCAATGCCTGACCAGGTTGGAGAGGAAATGATCTTGCGCGGTTGGGCGACGATATCGCGGAAGCGTATCTTTTCTTCTTCTTTGGGTTTTGCCAGATGGGTGTGGTCTCTGCCTGTAAACTCAGAGAGCGCCGCCCATGCTTTTACGGCGACTTCGCCATTGGTTTCTGGCGCGAGAGACAGAACAACCTCAGTTGCATCAATATCAGTCTCAATCCGTGGCATCCCTTTGGTTGAGCCTTCCTCCAGCACCGCACCATTGAGGCCTCTGAGAAGTTCAACTTCAGGGTCTGTATTCCAGCTGATACCTTTCCCGCCGTTGCCGAGCTTTTGCATAAGTGGTCCAAGAGCAGTGAAGCGTTTGTAGACCTCCCCGTAATCCCTCTCAACCACCACAATATTCGGCATTGTTTTACCCGGAATCGGGTCAATCTTTCCTTGTTTCCAGTCATCCACATCAAAGGGCTGAGCGATTTCACCTGCGGTATCATGCAGGATCGGGACCAGAACTACATCCTTCTCTTTGCCCAGCACCTCAGAGGAAATCTCGGAGAACGTCTTGGCAAGGCCCTTGAAGATTTCCCAATCACTGCGCGCTTCCCAAGCCGGGTCGGCGGCACTGGAAAGGGGGTGAATGAAGGGGTGCATATCGGAAGTATTGAGGTCGTTTTTCTCATACCAGGTTGCGGTCGGCAACACGATATCGGAGTACATACAGGTGGTGGACATGCGGAAGTCGAGTGTTACGAGAAGGTCCAGTTTCCCTTCCGGTGCTTCATCATGCCAGACAGCTTCCTTTGCACGTTGCCGCCCTTCTTCACCAAGGTCTTTGCCAAGCACCCCGTGTTCTGTGCCAAGCAAATGACGCAGGAAGTATTCATGGCCTTTCCCAGAGGAACCCAGCAGATTTGACCGCCAGACGAACATATTTCGCGGCCAGTTTACTTCCTTATCAGGATCCTCACAGGAGAGTTTTAAGCCGCCGGACTTCAACTCTGCGACGACATAATCTTTAGGCTCTTGGCCAGCTTCTTCTGCCGCCTTGACTATATTGAGTGAGTTCACCTCCAACTGTGGTGCAGATGGCAACCACCCCATCCGCTCAGCGCGAATGTTGTAGTCAATCAGGGAGGCGTCCCAATCGCCATCAGGCGCTGTTGGGGAGAGGATCTCGTCCACTTTCAGCGTTTCGTAGCGCCATTGGTCTGTGTGCGCGTAGAAGAAGGAGGTGGAATTCATATGCCGCGGTGGGCGGGACCAGTCCAGCGCGAACGCCAGTGCCGTCCAACCTGTTTGCGGGCGCAGTTTTTCCTGCCCCACATAATGGCTCCAACCACCACCAGACTGACCAACACAACCACACATTACCAGCAGATTGATAATGCCGCGGTAACTCATATCCATGTGGTACCAGTGGTTTAAACCAGCCCCGACGATAACCATAGAACGCCCATTGGTTTTCTCGGCATTGACTGCAAACTCACGGGCAACTGTGATGATATGATCTTTTGGTACGCCGGTAATTTTCTCTGCCCAAGCAGGGGTATAAGGCTGGTTTTCGTCATAGGATTTTGCGGAGTTTGTGTCGCCCAACCCTCTATCCAAGCCATAGTTTGCGATGAACAGATCAAAGACAGATGCAACAAGCGCCTCGCCTTCTTTCAATTGAATTTTCTTAGCTGGGACTTTGCGAACCAGCACGCTTTCATGATCAGTCCCTTCAAAATGGTCATGTTCACGATTACCGAAATACGGGAAGGCAACATCTGCGATCTCGTCATGATCGCCGGATTCTATGAACGTCATCGCAAGGTCGACATCAGTGCCGGAGCCGTCTCGTTCTTCAAGGTTCCACTTGCCTTTTTCACCCCAGCGGAAACCGATGGAGCCGTGCGGAACAACGACTTTTTTGGTTTTGCGATCAACCCCTACTGTTTTCCATTCCGGGTTATTTTCTTCGCCCAGCTTATCTGCAAACTCAGAAGCGCGGAGCAGGCGTTCTGGAATGTACTGGCCATCTTTTTTCACCAGACGCACGAGCAGTGGCATGTCCGTGTACTTACGGCAGTAATCTTCGAAGTACGTAGCTTGTCTGTCCAAATGGAACTCGCGCAGGATGACGTGGCCCATCGCCAGCGCCAATGCTGCATCAGTTCCCTGTTTAGGATGAAGCCAGAGATCTGAGAATTTGGCAGCTTCGGAATAGTCTGGCGAGACAACAACAGACTTGGTGCCTTTGTAGCGAACCTCGGTGTAAAAATGCGCATCTGGCGTACGGGTCTGCGGAACATTGGAACCCCATAGCATCAGGAAGCCAGCGTTGTACCAATCTGCAGATTCAGGAACATCCGTTTGCTCACCCCATGTTTGCGGAGAGGCTGGAGGCAGATCGCAATACCAATCGTAAAACGACAAGCAGGTGCCGCCTAAGAGAGAGAGATACCGTGTGCCTGCAGCGTAGGAAATCATCGACATCGCTGGAATTGGAGAGAAGCCGACAACGCGATCTGGCCCCCATTTCTTGGCGGTGTAAGCATTGGCTGCCGCCATAATTTCGTTGACTTCTTCCCAAGTGGCACGAATAAAACCACCGTGGCCGCGTACCTTGATGTAGTTAGCGCGCTTGGCCGGATCTTCCTGAATGGCTGCCCACGCAGCAACCGGCATTTTAACCGCCCGCTCTTTGCGCCAGGCCTTCAACAGACGTGAGCGGATCAGCGGATGTTTTACGCGGTTGGCGGAGTACATGTACCAGCTGTAACTGGCACCACGAGAACAACCGCGAGGCTCATGGTTTGGCATGTCCGGTCGGGTTCGCGGGTAATCTGTCTGCTGGGTTTCCCAAGTGACGATCCCGCCCTTCACATAGATCTTCCAGGAGCATGATCCTGTACAGTTCACGCCATGGGTTGAGCGGACGATTTTGTCGTGTTGCCATCGCTTCCGATAGCTGTCTTCCCAATTGCGGTTTTCATTGGTCGTAACACCGTGCCCATTTGCAAAGGTACCAGTGTCCTGTTTAGCGAAGAAGTTCAGTTTATCGAGGAGTAGAGACATCTGAAATGCCCTTCACGTTATTTGCTCAGCACGGAACAGAAGCACCCTTGCGGGTGTAGAAAAACCAAGTGATCAACACACAGATCACGTAGAAAATGCCAAAGGCCCAAAGCGCAGCATCAGGTCCGCCTGTGTAGGCAATGGACGTGCCGTAAGCTTTGGGAATGAAGAACGCGCCATAAGCCGCAATTGCTGACGTAAACGCGATTATTGCTGCGCTTTCGCGCTCCGACTGGCGCAGGTGGCCAGTGGTATCCAACTGCGGCATCAGGCGAGCGATCTCTTCACGCATGATGGTCGGGATCATCTGGAAGGTTGAGGCGTTGCCGACCCCAGTGAGGAAGAACAGGGCCATGAAGCAGGCGAAGAACCCCCAGAACGCGCCCGGATCTTCCTTGAATGAAAGGAAGAACAAAACACCGCCAACAGAGATTGCCATGCCGATAAAGGTCCAGAACGTTACACGTCCACCGCCATATTTATCAGAGACCCAGCCAGTACCTGCGCGTGATAGCGCGCCAACGAGAGGTCCAAGGAAGGCATAGGTTAAGGCATTTACTTCCGGAAATTGCGTTTTCATCAACAGCGGGAAGCCTGCGGCGTACCCAATAAAGCTGCCGAAAGTTCCCGTGTAGAGGATGCACATGATCCAGTTGTGTGTTCTGGAAAAGATGATGGATTGCTCTTTGAAACTGGCTTTCGCATCCGCGATGTCATTCATGCCGAACCACGCGGCGAATGTTGCGATGACAAGAAATGGCACCCAAATGAAGCCTGCGTTCTGCATCCAAAGTTGGGAGCCATCTGCAAGGATCTGCGGAGCTCCGCCAATGGCACCGAATACACTCGCGGTGATGACCAGCGGCACCAGGAATTGCATTACAGAAACGCCAAGGTTTCCGAGGCCTGCATTAAGTGCCAGTGCGTTGCCTTTTTCCTTTTTGGGATAAAAGAACGCGATGTTGGCCATGGAAGAGGCGAAATTGCCGCCCCCGAAACCACACAGCAGCGCCAGTATGAGGAAGATACTGTAGGGGGTGCTTGGGTCTTGCACCGCATAGCCAATACCCAATGCTGGGAGGATCAGAGAGGCCGTGGTGAGTGTGGTCCAGAGGCGTCCGCCGAAAATTGGCACCATAAAGGAATAGAAGATCCTGAGCGTAGCACCGGAAAGGCCGGGTAATGCTGCCAGCAGGAAGAGCTGGTCTGTTGTGTAGTCGAACCCGATGGCTGGTAGTCTTGCGACAACAACGCTCCAAACAAGCCACACAGAGAATGCCAGCAGAAGAGCAGGGATCGAAATCCAGAGGTTTCGAGTGGCAATTGACTTGCCTTTACTCTCCCAAAAGTCCGGATCATCCGGCCTCCACTCAATTAATGTGTGCCCTTTTGGGGTCATCTTGTCAGACATACACTTATTCCTTTTGGCTACATGCCCTCGTCAGGTTGGGTGCCCAACCGGAAGACTTCGCTGGTTACGGGTATTTATCTGCACCTGCTGGTCCATCAGGCCCTTCAACTGGTTCATCTGGAAGGTCGGAAAGCTCACGGTCACGTTGCAAGCCGGGATGACGTTGGCGTTCCATTCGGCGAATAGCCACATGCATCCACAGGGTCGACACAGCTACGATGACAAAGAGCAGCATGAATGGAGCTGTCCAAACACCTGTCCAATCGAGCAAAACACCAAATGCAATCGGGAGGAAGAAACCGCCTAAGCCACCTATCATCCCAACGAGACCACCAACGGCCCCAACGTGATACGGGTAGTAAACCGGGATGTGCTTGTAGACGGCCGCTTTGCCGAGGCTCATGACGAAACCGAGAACCACGGTTACGGCAACGAATGCTCCTAAACCGAGGCCGAGGTTGAACTGGATCGGACCTTCGATGCCATTCACTATGTAAGATGTTTCAGGATAACTGAGCAGGAAGAGGCAAAGGAGTGAGACGATAAAGGTGAGGTACATAACTGAACGGGCGCCCCACTTATCAGACATCCACCCACCGAGTGCCCTGAAGACGGACCCCGGCAAGGAGTACAACCCGGCAAAGATGCCTGCCGTGGTGAGCTCTAAGCCATAAGCTCCGGTGTAGTAGCGCGGGAGGAACGAGGCGAGCGCAACGAAGGCGCCAAAAACGAAGAAATAATAGGTGGCAAAACGCCAAACCTGCAGGTTTTTGAGGGGAGCGAGCTGTTCTGCGGCGGAGACAACCTTTGCGCCTGTCCTTTTACGCTCGGCCTGCGAAGGATCATCCTTACTCAGCAGGTAAAACAGGACTGCGACAACGGCCAGAACGATGGCATAAACCCTTGCTGTCCCTTCCCACCCTAAAGCTACAACGAGGAAGGGCGCGGCAAAATTTGTAACAGCGGCGCCGACGTTCCCAGCCCCAAAAATGCCAAGAGCTGTGCCTTGTTTCTCTTTCTCAAACCACTGAGAAACGTAGGCAACACCAATAATGAAAGAGCCGCCGGCCAATCCGAGGCCCAAGGCGGCGAGGAGGAAAACTTCATAAGTTTGGACTGAGGTCAGCAACCACACACAAACGGCTGTTAAAAGCATTTGCAGCGGGAACATAATTCGACCGCCAAATTGCTCAGTCCAGATACCAAGGAAAATTCGGCTAACAGATCCGGTTAAAATTGGAGTTGCGACCAAAAGGCCAAACTGGGTATCTGAAAGGCCCAGCTCTCCCTTAATCTTGACCCCGATAATGGAGAAGATGGTCCAAACTGCAAAACAGACAGTAAAGGCAAACGTACTAAGGCCCAAGGCCCGGTATTGATCAGTGCGAGTAACGCCCTCAAGTGAATGCATAGTGATTGTTCCTGAATTCTATCGCTCAAGGCAATTCACGTACAATTTCTGGATCATTAGCATTCAAAGGTAGAGTAACTCGTAGAGAGAAGAAGATTAAACGAGTAAAATTGGAATACAATTTAGAGCAAAATTTCGTTTTATACTTTCGCCTACTTGTTGAATAAACACCTACAAAACATAAGTCCGTGCTGATA
The window above is part of the Pseudovibrio sp. Tun.PSC04-5.I4 genome. Proteins encoded here:
- a CDS encoding nitrate/nitrite transporter, giving the protein MHSLEGVTRTDQYRALGLSTFAFTVCFAVWTIFSIIGVKIKGELGLSDTQFGLLVATPILTGSVSRIFLGIWTEQFGGRIMFPLQMLLTAVCVWLLTSVQTYEVFLLAALGLGLAGGSFIIGVAYVSQWFEKEKQGTALGIFGAGNVGAAVTNFAAPFLVVALGWEGTARVYAIVLAVVAVLFYLLSKDDPSQAERKRTGAKVVSAAEQLAPLKNLQVWRFATYYFFVFGAFVALASFLPRYYTGAYGLELTTAGIFAGLYSLPGSVFRALGGWMSDKWGARSVMYLTFIVSLLCLFLLSYPETSYIVNGIEGPIQFNLGLGLGAFVAVTVVLGFVMSLGKAAVYKHIPVYYPYHVGAVGGLVGMIGGLGGFFLPIAFGVLLDWTGVWTAPFMLLFVIVAVSTLWMHVAIRRMERQRHPGLQRDRELSDLPDEPVEGPDGPAGADKYP
- a CDS encoding nitrate reductase subunit alpha; the encoded protein is MSLLLDKLNFFAKQDTGTFANGHGVTTNENRNWEDSYRKRWQHDKIVRSTHGVNCTGSCSWKIYVKGGIVTWETQQTDYPRTRPDMPNHEPRGCSRGASYSWYMYSANRVKHPLIRSRLLKAWRKERAVKMPVAAWAAIQEDPAKRANYIKVRGHGGFIRATWEEVNEIMAAANAYTAKKWGPDRVVGFSPIPAMSMISYAAGTRYLSLLGGTCLSFYDWYCDLPPASPQTWGEQTDVPESADWYNAGFLMLWGSNVPQTRTPDAHFYTEVRYKGTKSVVVSPDYSEAAKFSDLWLHPKQGTDAALALAMGHVILREFHLDRQATYFEDYCRKYTDMPLLVRLVKKDGQYIPERLLRASEFADKLGEENNPEWKTVGVDRKTKKVVVPHGSIGFRWGEKGKWNLEERDGSGTDVDLAMTFIESGDHDEIADVAFPYFGNREHDHFEGTDHESVLVRKVPAKKIQLKEGEALVASVFDLFIANYGLDRGLGDTNSAKSYDENQPYTPAWAEKITGVPKDHIITVAREFAVNAEKTNGRSMVIVGAGLNHWYHMDMSYRGIINLLVMCGCVGQSGGGWSHYVGQEKLRPQTGWTALAFALDWSRPPRHMNSTSFFYAHTDQWRYETLKVDEILSPTAPDGDWDASLIDYNIRAERMGWLPSAPQLEVNSLNIVKAAEEAGQEPKDYVVAELKSGGLKLSCEDPDKEVNWPRNMFVWRSNLLGSSGKGHEYFLRHLLGTEHGVLGKDLGEEGRQRAKEAVWHDEAPEGKLDLLVTLDFRMSTTCMYSDIVLPTATWYEKNDLNTSDMHPFIHPLSSAADPAWEARSDWEIFKGLAKTFSEISSEVLGKEKDVVLVPILHDTAGEIAQPFDVDDWKQGKIDPIPGKTMPNIVVVERDYGEVYKRFTALGPLMQKLGNGGKGISWNTDPEVELLRGLNGAVLEEGSTKGMPRIETDIDATEVVLSLAPETNGEVAVKAWAALSEFTGRDHTHLAKPKEEEKIRFRDIVAQPRKIISSPTWSGIESEHVCYSAGYTNVHELIPWRTISGRQQLYQDHLWMRAFGEGFCVYRPPIDTKAVKPVIDDKSMGRKQLVLNFITPHQKWGIHSTYTDSIMMLTLSRGGPVVWISEVDAQKADIVDNDWVEVFNINGALVARAVVSQRMKEGTIYMYHAQEKIVNTPGSELTGQRGGIHNSVTRTVTKPTHMIGGYAHQSYGFNYYGTVGSNRDEFVVVHKLEKVNWMEEPLDNGSQEAAE